In Terriglobus aquaticus, the genomic window GGGTCGCTCCGTTGATGACCGCGCCATTGTCCGTATCCTCATATCGGCCATCGAACGTGAATGTCGTTCGATGATTGAGAGGGCCCACCACGTTCACTCCATACTCGCGCAGCAGGAACGGGGCCTTGACGCTCGCGTAAGGATTTCGGGAGTTGAATGTGTCACTGCCGATGTTGAACGAACCGCTTCCGTGAAACTGATCGGAGCCAGGCTTGGTGAAGATTTCAATGCGACCCAGGCCAAGTTTGTCGAATTCTGGCGAGAACGGATTTTGATTGATGCGGATCTCGCGAATGGATTCCTTTGGCGGCATCTCGCCAGAGCTGAAGCCATCGATGTAGAACGAGCCTCCGCTGGGACCGGCAGTCGGCCCGGCGAGTGCTTGCAGATCGGAAGCGAGATCGTCAGGGTTGTCAGCCAGCGAGTCGAGCGCAGAGCCGCTGAGAACAACTGCGCTTGCGTTGTTCGCCGCATCGACCGATAAAGTGGAATGGTCGGTCGCATCAACGGTGACCTGTTGCACTACGGAACTCACTGTGAGCACTAGGTTCAGGCTTGCGGTCTGGCCTTTGGCAACGAACGTCTGTGGCTGCTTAAGATCGAATCCGGGATAAGAGGCCGCGATTCGGTACGTTCCCGGTGCCAGGCCGTTGAAACTGTAGGCTCCGTCAGACGAGGACTTCGTGGTGATTGTCTTGCCGGTGGTGCTGGTGGCCGTCACTGTCGCATCCGGTATGACTGCCCCCGTTTCATCGCTCACATGCCCATGCACGGCGGCGGTTTGCGCTTGGGCGGCGAGTATCGGAACAAAGTATCCCAATAGAAGAACGGTGAAGATTGTGAGGACTCTACGCATAAGGCTGCTTTATGAAGGTCCTAGACGAGATTGGCGGAGGCCAGACAAAGCCCTGCGACTGCTACTAGTTATAGCGTTTGGCCATTCGACGGAGGTCTGAAGAGTTCCTTACTAATTTCTGACCGAGAGTTAAGGGGCCGTCAGTTGTCATGACGATTTGTGAGGCAAGGTATGGGTTTTGGAGGCCGGAATACGGATGGTGAAAGTGCAACCTTCCCCAGGCTCAGACACGAGATCAATGCTGCCTGCGTTGACCAATACAGCCCATTTCACAATAGAGAGGCCAAGGCCCGTTCCGCCCTCCGCGCGTGTGCGCGCCTCGTCTACACGATAAAAGCGTTCAAATACCTTCTCTCTATGCTCAACAGAGATTCCGGGGCCGCTGTCCTGAATCTCGATTGCCACCGTATCAACATCGAAACAGACATCGACTCGGATGCTTCCTCCAACCGGGGAATACTTTACGGCGTTGTCCAGAAGGTTTATGACTGCCTGGCGCAGGATGAGTCGATCACCCCAAAGCGTGATAGACGGGTTACCTTCCACGACAACATTTTGCTGCTTCTCCTCTGCGAGACTTTCAAGCAGGGTTGCGGCTTCTTGTACGAGTTCCAGAGCGTTCACTGGAGCTTGGTGAAGGTCGATCTGTCCCGCGTCCGCTCTACTGATCGTCAGCAGGCTTTCTACCAAGCGGGTAAGACGGTTGACCTCTTCAAGCATGCTGCCAATGATGTCCCGATAGTAGGGGCCATCTCCGGTTTTTTGAAGTGCCACTTCGCCTACGCTCCGGATTGCTGTCAAAGGCGTTCGCAGTTCATGCGAGGCATCAGCCGTGAAGCGTCTCAACTGGTCGAACGATCCCTCCAACCTGCCAAGGGTTAGATTGAAGGCTTGCCCAAGGTGCCCGAGTTCATCATCCGGGTTCGAAATAGCGAGTCTGGCGTCCAGTCGTTCGGCACTGATTTTGGCAGCGTGTCGTGCCATGAGATCTACGGGAAGAAGGGCCCGACCGGCCAACGCATACCCGGCCAGGCCAATCAGCAGGACTATGATCGGAAGCCCAATGCTCAGGACGCCCACCATCTCCCAGAATTCGCGCCACAATGGCTCTTCGCTTACCCCGAGACGTAGAACCAGAGATTGCCCTTCAACTCTGTGGATACGGCTTGCGACGCGGATTCTCGTGCCATTGGACAAACGAATGGTTTGGGTCGGTTCGTGCCGGTGATTGGCGTTGAGGTGTACCGGTGGTCCCAAGGCAGCCCCTTCGAGTTCGTTCGAGCGATAGAGCAGAAAGCCATCGGCTGAAAAGACTTCCAGCAGGTAACCGCGTTCAAAGTCACTTTCTCTCGCTTCGCCTTCATCGGAGCCTATTTCTAAGTGGCCTTCTGAGGACAGTCGGAGGAGCCCTTCGACTGTCTCGATATCCCGGTCGAGGCCAAGGTCAAGCTGCTGCCTGAGATTGTGCAGAAAATACACGGACGTCCCGCCCGCATACAGGGCAAGAGCCAGTGTGAGCAAGAGCCCATACAGAATCGTCAGCCGGCTGCGGAGACTCTTTCCGAGGAGAGTAATCATGGAGCCTCCTCACTCAGCAGGAATCCGACTCCACGTACCGTATGCAGCAATTTGATTGCAAACGGATCATCCAGTTTCTTCCGTAGGCGCGCCACATGAACATCAATCACGTTGTCCAGTGGAGTGGCACGTCCGGGTTCCTTCCACACATCTCGCACCAACATCTCGCGAGAAACGACTCTCCCTTTGTTCCGCGCGAGGTATTCGAGCAATTCGAATTCGCGAACCGTAAGCTCGACCCGGCCGCCCTCACGCTGTACCGTTCGGGTCACCGGGTCGAGTTCCAAAGTTCCGATTTTGATCAGAGTGATTGGCTCGGTCTTGCCACGGCGTAAGAGCGCCCGGATCCGCGCGCTCAGTTCGGAGAAGGCAAAAGGTTTGACGAGATAGTCGTCGGCTCCCGCATCCAAACCAGCCACGCGAGATTCCACCGCGTCTCTTGCAGTGAGGAGCAGAACCGGCGTTGAAACGCCTTGCTTGCGGAGGGCGGTCAATACCTCCAAACCATCGCGCCCGGGCAGCATGACATCGAGCACGATCAGATCAAAGACGCGATTGCTGGCGAGAAAAAAACCGTCCTCACCCGTAATTGAAAGCGTGATTTCATAGCCTTCGGCCTGCAATCCTTCCTGCAAGGCTTGACCGACTTTCGGTTCGTCTTCGATCACGAGGAGTCGCACGCATTTACCTCTTTCCTGTATAGAGGCTAATCGAATCTCAAGGACTGAAGTGTTGCTGGACCTCTCCTTAATCCGAATTAAGGCAATCGTAAGCAGATCGTCAGTGTTACCTCTCCTTGAGGCGACTATACCTACCGATATGGCGTTATGAATCACAACGTAGGAAAAGCTGTCAGGAGACTCATCGCATGGGAATCGCCCGCCGTACAAGAAGAGCAATTTATCTAGCGATATTCGTCACTCTCTCACTTTCAACATCGCTCGCGCAGCCATCAGGAACGGCAAACAAGGTCTTGACGACGGTCGCGGACATTCCAATGCCAGGTGCCGCGGTTCGCTTTGACTATCAGACGTTCGATCCATCCAGCGGACGCCTCTACATCGCCCACATGAATGCCGACCAGTTGGTCGTGTTTGACACGTTAAAGAGGCAGGTCCTGGCCAATCTTGACGGTTTCAAACGTGTCCACGGAGTAACCGTTGCACCCGAGATTCACCGGATTTACGCTTCAGTGACCGGAGACCACCAGGTTGCGGCCGTCGATTCCGAAACGTTCAAGATTGTCGGTACTGCCGGTCCGGTCATCTACCCGGACGGTCTGGCCTACGCGCCAAAGCAGAACAAGATTTTTGTGTCCGACGAACACGGAGGAGTGGATGCCGTCATCGACGCGGGAAGCAATAAGCTCATCACCAGCATTGCCTTGGGTGGCGGCGCAGGGAACACTGTCTATGATCCTGCCTCCGGGCACATTCTCGTCGCCGTACATGGCTTGAATTTGATTGCAGTCATCGACCCCGCTTCGAATCAGATTCTGAGCCGTGTACCGCTGGCAGGCATTAAGAATCCTCACGGGATCGCACTTGACAGTGCCGCTCGAATTGCGTTCGTTGCCGGCGAAGGAAACCACTCGCTCGCCATGGTGGATCTAAACACGATGAAGGTTCTGTCTACTTATCAGGTGGGGGACGACCCCGACGTTCTCGCATACGATCCCGGACTGAAACGTTTGTACGTCTCCGCCGAATCCGGTACGGTGACTGTCTTTCAGAGTAATGACAAGAGTCTTACGCTACTGGGTTCGTTTGACATGCCTCATGCACACACGGTCTCCGTCGATCCCAAGACCCACCTTGTCTACTTTCCGCTGGAGAACGTGGACGGCCATCCTCTGCTAAGGATTATGCGGCCCGTCGATCAGAAATGAATGAGCAAAAACGTCTGGAGGCTGGCCCGTGAGTCTTTCTCTAATCAGAA contains:
- a CDS encoding sensor histidine kinase, which encodes MITLLGKSLRSRLTILYGLLLTLALALYAGGTSVYFLHNLRQQLDLGLDRDIETVEGLLRLSSEGHLEIGSDEGEARESDFERGYLLEVFSADGFLLYRSNELEGAALGPPVHLNANHRHEPTQTIRLSNGTRIRVASRIHRVEGQSLVLRLGVSEEPLWREFWEMVGVLSIGLPIIVLLIGLAGYALAGRALLPVDLMARHAAKISAERLDARLAISNPDDELGHLGQAFNLTLGRLEGSFDQLRRFTADASHELRTPLTAIRSVGEVALQKTGDGPYYRDIIGSMLEEVNRLTRLVESLLTISRADAGQIDLHQAPVNALELVQEAATLLESLAEEKQQNVVVEGNPSITLWGDRLILRQAVINLLDNAVKYSPVGGSIRVDVCFDVDTVAIEIQDSGPGISVEHREKVFERFYRVDEARTRAEGGTGLGLSIVKWAVLVNAGSIDLVSEPGEGCTFTIRIPASKTHTLPHKSS
- a CDS encoding response regulator transcription factor, translating into MRLLVIEDEPKVGQALQEGLQAEGYEITLSITGEDGFFLASNRVFDLIVLDVMLPGRDGLEVLTALRKQGVSTPVLLLTARDAVESRVAGLDAGADDYLVKPFAFSELSARIRALLRRGKTEPITLIKIGTLELDPVTRTVQREGGRVELTVREFELLEYLARNKGRVVSREMLVRDVWKEPGRATPLDNVIDVHVARLRKKLDDPFAIKLLHTVRGVGFLLSEEAP
- a CDS encoding YncE family protein, which translates into the protein MGIARRTRRAIYLAIFVTLSLSTSLAQPSGTANKVLTTVADIPMPGAAVRFDYQTFDPSSGRLYIAHMNADQLVVFDTLKRQVLANLDGFKRVHGVTVAPEIHRIYASVTGDHQVAAVDSETFKIVGTAGPVIYPDGLAYAPKQNKIFVSDEHGGVDAVIDAGSNKLITSIALGGGAGNTVYDPASGHILVAVHGLNLIAVIDPASNQILSRVPLAGIKNPHGIALDSAARIAFVAGEGNHSLAMVDLNTMKVLSTYQVGDDPDVLAYDPGLKRLYVSAESGTVTVFQSNDKSLTLLGSFDMPHAHTVSVDPKTHLVYFPLENVDGHPLLRIMRPVDQK